The nucleotide sequence GCGCGCGATGATGCCGTCGAGCGCGTCGGTGATGCCGGCCAGGGTGAAGACGAGCAGCGCCGCGCCCAGGTAACCGTAGATCACCTGGATGGCGAAGACCGGAATCAGCAGCATCCTCAGCAGCGTGAGCTGGTTGGCCGTCGTCAGCGCCGACATCGTTTCACCGCCGGGGGATCCCCGCGCTCCGGGCCAGCGCGTCGAGCCGCTCGACGACCTGCACGGCCTCGGCGCCCGAGACATAGCGCGACGGACCGAAGACGTCGCCCTCGATCGGCTCCATCACGCCGGCCGCCACCGCCGCCGACGCCGCGGGCAGCAGCAGGTGCCCAGGCCCGAGGTCGGCGAACTGGCGTCGCACACCTGTCCAACCCCGCGCGGCGACCGGATCGACCCGGGCGACGAGGGTGAGCACGCGGCTGGCCGCCTGCGCCAGGTCGCTTCGTCTGACCGGGGTCCGGGGCTGGAACGTGTGGTTGGCGTAAGGCTCCATCACGCCCGCCTGGGCCACGCTCGCGATCCACGCCTGCGCCCAGTGGTTCCGCGTGTCGGTGATGAGCGCGCCGCCACGTCGGGGCGCCGCGCGAAGCAGCCCGTCGAGCCGGATGCCGAGCAGCGCCGCCAGGTCGCCCCGCGTCACGCGCTCGAGGCCGGGAATCGCGCGCGCCTGTTCCGGCAGCCGGGCAAAGGCGGCCCGTTCGCGCAGCGAGGCGAGCCGGTCGTCGATGTCGCCGCCGGCGCCGAGGCGGCGAGCCTGCTCGTAGGCGGCGAGCGCGGCCTCGTCGTCTCCTCGGCGCTCGTGCAGGCGGGCGATCAGCACGAGGGCGGCCGTGTCGGCCGGGTCGAGCGCGAACGCCCGCTGCGCGTGCTCGAGCGCCGCGTCGACCTCGCCGACTGCCGCCTCGACCTCGGCCAGCTCGCGGTAGAGGAAGCCGCTCTGCGGTGATCCGGCGATGGCCTGATCGTACCAGCGCCGGGCCTCGTCGGGGCGCTTCGCGGCGGCCGCCTCTCTCGCCGACGCCAGGGCGCCCTGCGCCACCCGGAATCGCAGGACCTCGATTCGTTGCCGGATGCCGCCCAGCGAGGCATCGGCCGTGAGGGCGGCCTCGAACGTCTCGAGGGCCTCGACCTCGCGATTGGCGGCGAGTAACGCCTCGCCGCGGCCGAGGAGCGCCGGCACGTACTGTGGATTGGCCTCGATGGCGCGGTCGAAGCGTTCAACGGCGCGCGCCGCTTCGCGGCGCGCCAGCTCGACGAAGCCCAGTCCGGCCTGGGCCGGGTAGAAGCCGGGCGCGCGTCGGATCACGTCGGCGAAGGCGCGCTCGGCCCGCCGGAGGTCACCCGACTGCAGCATCTGCCAGGCGGCCTCGTGAGGCGCGACCGCCCGGCCGAACGCCCGGGCCACGTCCGGCCCGACCGCCGGGAACGGGAAGTCGGGATACGCGGGCGCTGAAGGCGCCACGACCGGAACCGGCCGCCCGCACGCCGTGACGAGCACGGCGATGGCGGCGGCGATGACCACCCCGAACCGACACCGCCAGGGTCCACGTCGCGCCCGCACCTCTCCTCTCCTCTCCCGACCCGCGTTCACGGCCGGCTGCCGGCCGCCGGCGCCAGTCGATCGAGGAACCGCCGGGGAATGTCCGCCTCGACCGTGACGCGGCCGCGGGCGGCCTCGTGACTGACGACCCGCGCCTCGCGGTAGAGCCTCGCGATTCGGGCTCGATCGTCGGCGCTCGCGGCGTCGAACTCGAGCCTGACGCGCGCCGTATCGAGCCCGAGACGCGCGGCCACCGCGGCGAGCAGTGCCTCGCGCCCCTCGGTCGTGCGCGCCGAGAACAGCAGCGCGCCGGGCGCCACCCGCGCGAGGCGTTCGCGGTCGACGGCGTCGAGCAGGTCGACCTTGTTCCAGACGAGCACGGCAGGCACGTCAATCGCCCCGACTTCCTCGAGCACAGTGGTCACGGCCCGCACGTGACGCTCGCGTTCGCCGCTCGACGCATCGACCACGTGCAGGAGCAGATCGGCCTCGGCGACCTCCTCGAGCGTGGCGCGGAACGCCGCGACCAGGGTGTGGGGCAGTCGATCGATGAACCCCACGGTGTCCGACAGCAGCGCCGACCGCCGATCGGCGAGCCGGATCTGGCGCACGAGCGGGTCGAGCGTCACGAAGAGCGCGTCGGAGACGACGCTCTGCTGACCGGCCAGCAGGTTGAAGATGGTCGTCTTTCCGGCGTTCGTGTACCCGACGAGCGCGATGGTCGGCATCTCGCTGCGGCGCCGGCGTTCACGCAGTTGCTGGCGCCGCTGCCGGATGCCAGCGATGTCGCGCTGGAGCGTCGCGATGCGCTGACGGATCTTCCGGCGGTCGGTCTCGAGCTGTGTTTCGCCGGGTCCGCGCGTGCCGATCCCGCCGCCAAGCCTCGACAGCTCGGCACCCGCGCCGACGAGGCGAGGCAGCAGGTACTTGAGCTGGGCGAGCTCGACCTGGAGCTTGCCCTCGCGCGTGCGGGCGCGCCTCGCGAAGATGTCGAGAATGAGCTGCGTCCGGTCGATGACGCGACACGAGAGCGCCCGCTCGAGGTTGCGCGACTGGGCCGGCGTCAGCTCGTCATCGAAGATGACGAGCGAGATGCCGCTCTCCGCGGCCGCGGCGGCCAGCCACTCGACCTTGCCGGCCCCGAGACACGTGGCCGGGTCGGGCCTGGCCTTGTCCTGCACGAGCCTGAGCGCCACCTCGGCGCCTGCCGCGCGCGCGAGCCCGGCCAGTTCCTCGAGCGATCGCTCCGCGGCATCGCGCTTGGGCGCCCCCGAAGCCAGCCCCACCAGGGCGGCCCGCTCGACGGCGCCGTGCTGGTTCGGCGTGGGCGACGTACGCACCATGATCTGTGCGATTGTACACTGCCGGCCCGCCGAACGACCCGCCAACGCTTCCCCTCGGCGAGACCTCTCAACGCTCCCTGGGAATACCGGGCCCGAGAGGCGTATCATCTGGGGAAACTCGAGACCGGGCGTGTGCACGAGTCGACGTCCGGCGCCACCCACCCGTCGGGCACGCCCGTATGAACCACCTGCTCCAGCTCCTCCTGCTGCTCGCCCTCGTCGTCGTCGCCGCCAAACTCGCCGGGGCCGCCGCCAACCGCATCGGCCAGCCTGCCGTCTTCGGCGAGATCCTCGCGGGCCTGCTGCTCGGACCCACGCTCTTCAACATCCTCGGCTGGAACATCTTCCTGCCCGGCAGGGACCCGACGCACGGGGTGGCGCCGGCCTCGCTGCTCGCCATCATCCGCGACCTGGCCGAGATCGGCGTCGTGCTGCTGATGTTCGTCGCGGGCATGGAGACGAATCTGCGCGAGGTGCGCCGGGTCGGGCGCGTCGCGCTCTCGGCGGCCGTTGGCGGCGTGCTGCTCCCCCTGTGTGCGGGCGCCGGCATCGCCGCCGCATTCGGACTCCCGCTCTGGTGGGAGGGCATCTTCATCGGGACCATCCTGACGGCGACGAGCGTCAGCATCTCGGCCCAGACGCTGCTCGAGCTCGGGGCGCTGAAGTCGAAGGAAGGGTCGACCATCCTGGGGGCGGCGGTCATCGACGACGTCCTCGGGATCCTCGTGCTGTCGCTCGTCGTCGCGTTCGCGCGCAACGAAGGCCCCGCAAATCCCGGCGAGATCGGCCTGGTCGTCGCCCGGATGGCAGGCTTCTTCGGTCTCGTCCTGCTGTCGCGGCGCTGGGTCACGCCACTGGCCGCCTGGGCCGACCGTCTCGGCGTCAGCCAGGGGCTGCTCGCCGTGGTGATTGCCGTCGCCCTGCTCTACGCCTGGGCCGCTGAGGCGCTCGGCGGCGTCGCCGCCATCACGGGGTCGTACGTCGCCGGATTGCTCTTCGCTCAGACGCCGTACAAGGAACGGATCGACGAAGGCATCCACCCCGTCACCTACTCGATCCTCGTCCCGGTGTTCTTCATCTCCATCGGCCTTCAGGCCAACGGGCGCGAGCTCGGGGATCAGGTGGGTCTGACCGTGGCCCTGGTGTTCGTGGCCATCGTCTCGAAGCTCGTCGGCTGCGGCCTCTTCGCACGCGCGGCGGGCTTCACCGCGCGCGAGTCGCTCCGCGTGGGGGTCGGCATGATCTCGCGCGGCGAGGTCGGTCTCATCGTGGCCGGCTATGGCCTCGACAACGGCATCATCGGGTCGGAGACCTTCTCGGCGTCGGTCGTGATGGTGCTGGCCACGACCATGGTGACGCCGCCGCTGCTCAGGATGGTCTTTCCCCGGACGCCGGAGGCCATGCACCGCATTGTCGAAGAGACTGTGGCCGGTCCTCCTGAGGAGACCGACGGCGCGCGGCTCTGACGTCCGGTTCGCCTGAGTACCTCCTCAGGGATCGTCGGTGGCGGTCGCCGGCCGCCGCGACCCCACCATGAGACGCTTGACACCGATCGCGAGCGCGACGAGCACCACCGCGTCGATGGCGAAGACGGCGACCAGGCTCGCGGTCGCAAGCAGCCCACTCAGCATGGGGCTGATGGCCAGCCCGACGAGCGACGCGCTCGTGAGGAAACCGAAGCCGGTGCCCCGAACGGGTGCCGGAATGACGCCGGCGGCTGCCGTGTAGGTCGCCGTCATGGCGGCGCCCATCGCGGCGCCGAACACGACGAGCGCCGGCCCGACCACCACGAGGCGCGGCACGACGGCACAGGCGACCATGGCTGCGGCGCCCGACGCCGCACTGATGACGATGACGTCGCGCGCCGCGGCGCGCTTCAGCCACCAGGCGCATGCGGTATTGCCGATCGCCCCGGCGCCGGCGACCACCGAGAACAGCAGCCCGGCGACGAGGGGCGCTCGGGCCAGCGGCGTGCCGATGTCGGTCACGTAGAGCGGCAGGATCGGTCCCAGGCTGCGATCGACGAGCTGCAGCGCGAAGATGATCCCCATGAGCAGCACGAAGTGCTCGAAGGCGCGCACGCTGCGGAACGACACGCGCCCGGGCCGTCGGCCGTCGATGGCGGGATCGCCGGCCGGCACCCTGGACACCTCGCGATACAGGACCTGCACGAGCGCGAAGCCGACCACGTAGAAGAGCGCTGCCACGAGGAACGCGCGGCGCAGGCCGACCACCTGCGCGATGACGCCGCCGATGGCTGGCCCGAGTGCCGGCCCGAGGCGCTGGGCCGTCTGCACGGTCCCAATGGCCCGCGCCAGTCGCCCGGGCGGGGCCGAGTCGGCCGCCATCGTCAGCGCAAGCGCACCGTAGCCGGCAAACAGGCCCTGGATGGCCCGCAGCGCCAGGACCTGCCAGGGCGCGGTCACGTACGCCATCGCCACCATGACGACGACGAAGCTCGCAATCGACCGCTGGATCATGATCTTGCGGCCGAAGCGGTCGCCCAGGCGTCCCCAGAGCGGGGCCAGCACGGCCGTCAGCGCCGGCGTCGCCCCCAGGCTGAGGCCGGTCCACAGGGCCACGGCTCCGACATCGTCGACCCCGAGCTCGTGGAAGTAGAGAGGCAGGAACGGCATCACCAGCGTGAAGCCGGCAAAGCCGAGGAAGCTGGCGGAGGACACCGCGACGAGGTTCCGCCGCCAGCCCGGCAGGATGGTCATGAGCCTCGCGGCCCCGGGTCAGAACCGGATGCGCACGTCCGAACCGTCACGCACGTGAATGGTCTCGACGAAGCGGATCCGGTGCGGGTTCGACTGCATGACGATCGAGCTCGTACGCGTGCCGTCGCCGAAGAAGCGGACGCCCTTCATCAGCGAACCGTCGGTGACGCCCGTCGCGGCGAAGATGATCTTCTTGCCGGAGGCGAGTTCCTCGGACGTGTAGATCTTCTTCAAGTCCGTGATGCCCATCGCCCTGCACCGCTCCTCGTGCTCGGGCTTGGTGACGACGAGGCGCGCGAAGATCTCGCCGTTCAGGCAGCGCATCGCCGCCGCGGTCAGCACCCCCTCCGGCGCGCCGCCGATGCCCATCACCACGTGCACGCCCGTTCCGGCCACGGCCGCGGCGATCCCGGCAGAGAGGTCGCCGTCGCCGATGAGCACGATGCGCGCCCCGGTGGCGCGGATGTCGGCCACGAGCTGCTCGTGGCGCGGCCGATCGAGCAGCACCACGACGAGCTCCTCGACCTTTCGCCCGTACGCCTTGGCGATGCCCCGCAGGTTGTGCGCAACGGGCGCGTCGAGGAAGACCGCGTGCTTGGCGCTCGGGCCAACGACGATCTTCTCCATGTAGACGTCGGGGGCGTGCAGCAGCCCCCCGCCCTCGGAGGCTGCCAGCACCGCGATGGCATTCGGGGCCCCCGTGGCACACAGGTTCGTCCCCTCGAGCGGGTCGACCGCGATGTCCACGGCCGGGTATGCGGCGGCAGGCTCCCGGGCCGCGCGGCCGACCCTCTCGCCGATGTAGAGCATCGGCGCTTCGTCGCGCTCGCCCTCGCCGATGACGATCGTGCCGTCGATCGGCACCGAGTCGAGCGTCTGGCGCATCGCTTCGACCGCGACGTGGTCGGACTTCTCACGGTTGCCCTGGCCCATCGTGTGAGCGCACGCAATCGCGGCCTGCTCGACGACGCGCAGGAAGTGGAGTGACAGATCGGCGTCCATGCGGTGCACCTCCGGTGGACACCCTACCACAACTGTGCGGGCTGGACCGCGGGTCGGCGGCAGCGCCAGGTCCGCGGCGACCCCGAGGCCGCCCGCGACGCGAGCCACGCGAGGCCGTGATCGGTTCACAGAGCTGGACGCGACCGACCGTGGCGCGAGCGCGCTACGGCGATGCGGGTGGCGCGATGTCCGGCCGGCGATACAGCACGTCGCGCGTTCCGCTCAGGAGGAGGACCGACTCCGCTACCCGCAGGCCGTCGAAGAGCCGGTCGATGTCGCGCCCCTGGTAGGCCTGGACGCGGCCGCGTGAGCCCACGTGCCCACGCGGCTGCAGCGTCCGATCGTCGAGAATCACGAAGCGCAGATACTGATGGTCGTCGGGCGACGGCTTCGTCCCGAAGAACCCGTGGAGCACCCCGCCCGGTCGAAGGACCCGTGCCAGATGCCGGCCGAGGACCGGCGCCGACGCTCGATCGAGATAGTCGAACACGTCCCAGCAGAGGATCGCGTCGACGCTGGCTTCGGCCCGCGTGAGGCGGCTCTCGAGATGCGCGGGGAACTCGGGGAACGACCTCGCGCGCGCCGCGCGCTCGATGTCGGCGTAGAGATCCTCGACGTAGATCTTGCAGGCCAGCCGGTCGCCCAGGAAGCTGATGTTCGAGCCGACGACGGTGCCGAGGTCGAGCACGGTCGGACTCTCGACCTGCGCCACGGTCGACAGGAAACGGGGGAATACCTTCGAGACGACCGCGGGCAGATCGGTCCCGGCGAGCGACGGCGCGCCGACCTCGCGCCGCGCGCCCCACCCGAACAGCCGTTCACCGAGCGTGCGCCCCGTGCTCCCGGCCACCCCGCTCTCCAGCTATCCTCAGGACTTCGCGACCGGACCCGCGGCGGGCACTGCGGCCGGCTTGGCCTCCGGCTTCGGCGGTTCCGGCTTCGGCGCCTCTGCCTTCGGCGCGTCGGGCTTCGCCGGCGCGTTCCGCTGCATGTCGATGCTGCCCCGGAAGTGCGCACCCTCCGCAATCGCCACTCTCGGAGACGCGATGTCACCCTCGACCGACCCGTTGTCGCGGATGTCGACCTTCTCGGAAGCCGCGATGTTGCCCACCACCTCGCCCTGGACGATCACGGCTTTGGCGAACACCTGCGCCTTGATCTTGCCGTTCGGCCCGATGGTCAGCACGTTCTGCCGCAGTTCGATCTTGCCTTCGACCTGGCCTTCGATGGTCAGGTCTTCGCTGCCGCTCAGTTCGCCCTTGATGACGACGGATTTGCCGATGTTCACCATGTCTCTCTCATGCGTCGTGGATCGGGGAGTCGGACCCGCCGCCGGGTCGGCGGCAGGCACGGGGGCGGCAGTGGACGGCTGAGCCGGCGGTGCCGCGGGTCGAACACCTTCATCGCGCTTCCACATCAGGGCGTCTCCAGTGACGGGCCTTCGCAGGGCGGTCCAGACACCTTGCCGTCGACCGAGCCGACAGCCGGGTCAGTATACGGGAGGCCCCTGTGAGTGTCTACCCCTCGATATTGCTGAGAGTTAGGCCCGATACGACATTCGGCTTGCGATGACCGGCTGGCGGCGACCGGCTGGCGGCGACCGGCCAGCCCGGATGAAGATCGCCGTCCTCTCCCTGATCGGTGACCTCACTGGGAGGCTTGGAGCGGTCGTGACGGTGGCGCGGGTGCCGGGGCGGTGAGACACCCGGATGCTATGATCGGGGGGCCGGGTGGCTGGCCCGGATTCCCATGCGGATCTATCTCGATCACAACGCGACGACCCCGGTCGCTCCGGAGGTGGCGTCGGCCGTGGCGGCAGCGCTCGTCGACGAATTCGGGAACCCGTCGAGCGTGCACCATTTCGGCCAGCGGGCGAAAGCCGCCCTCGATGTGGCCCGACAGGCCGTCGCCGACCTCATTGGCGCGCAGCCGGCGGAGATCGTCTTCACCGGGGGCGGCACGGAAGCCGACAACCTCGCGGTGCGCGGCAGCGTCGACGCCCTGGCCGCCGCGGGCCGCCGGCACGTCGTGGTCTCGGCCATCGAACACGAAGCCGTCCTTGCGACCTTGAAGGCCCTCGGCCGCCGCGGCATCGAGTCGACGCGCGTCGAGGTCGGCGTCGACGGCATCGTGTCGCCCGAAGCCGTCGCCGCCGCGATCAGGCCCGACACGGCCCTCGTCTCGATCATGCATGCCAACAACGAGGTCGGCACCCTGCAGCCCGTCGCCGAGATCGCCGCTCTGGCGCACGCCCGGGACGTGGCCGTTCACACCGACGCCGTGCAGACCGCGGGCCGGATCCCCGTCGACGTCGGGGCCCTGGGTGTGGACCTGCTGACGCTCTCGGCACACAAGTTCTCGGGGCCGAAGGGCGTGGGGGCCCTGTACGTGCGCCGCGGGACGCGGCTCGCCGCCACGACGACCGGCGG is from Acidobacteriota bacterium and encodes:
- a CDS encoding tetratricopeptide repeat protein — protein: MRARRGPWRCRFGVVIAAAIAVLVTACGRPVPVVAPSAPAYPDFPFPAVGPDVARAFGRAVAPHEAAWQMLQSGDLRRAERAFADVIRRAPGFYPAQAGLGFVELARREAARAVERFDRAIEANPQYVPALLGRGEALLAANREVEALETFEAALTADASLGGIRQRIEVLRFRVAQGALASAREAAAAKRPDEARRWYDQAIAGSPQSGFLYRELAEVEAAVGEVDAALEHAQRAFALDPADTAALVLIARLHERRGDDEAALAAYEQARRLGAGGDIDDRLASLRERAAFARLPEQARAIPGLERVTRGDLAALLGIRLDGLLRAAPRRGGALITDTRNHWAQAWIASVAQAGVMEPYANHTFQPRTPVRRSDLAQAASRVLTLVARVDPVAARGWTGVRRQFADLGPGHLLLPAASAAVAAGVMEPIEGDVFGPSRYVSGAEAVQVVERLDALARSAGIPRR
- the hflX gene encoding GTPase HflX, which encodes MVRTSPTPNQHGAVERAALVGLASGAPKRDAAERSLEELAGLARAAGAEVALRLVQDKARPDPATCLGAGKVEWLAAAAAESGISLVIFDDELTPAQSRNLERALSCRVIDRTQLILDIFARRARTREGKLQVELAQLKYLLPRLVGAGAELSRLGGGIGTRGPGETQLETDRRKIRQRIATLQRDIAGIRQRRQQLRERRRRSEMPTIALVGYTNAGKTTIFNLLAGQQSVVSDALFVTLDPLVRQIRLADRRSALLSDTVGFIDRLPHTLVAAFRATLEEVAEADLLLHVVDASSGERERHVRAVTTVLEEVGAIDVPAVLVWNKVDLLDAVDRERLARVAPGALLFSARTTEGREALLAAVAARLGLDTARVRLEFDAASADDRARIARLYREARVVSHEAARGRVTVEADIPRRFLDRLAPAAGSRP
- a CDS encoding cation:proton antiporter, encoding MNHLLQLLLLLALVVVAAKLAGAAANRIGQPAVFGEILAGLLLGPTLFNILGWNIFLPGRDPTHGVAPASLLAIIRDLAEIGVVLLMFVAGMETNLREVRRVGRVALSAAVGGVLLPLCAGAGIAAAFGLPLWWEGIFIGTILTATSVSISAQTLLELGALKSKEGSTILGAAVIDDVLGILVLSLVVAFARNEGPANPGEIGLVVARMAGFFGLVLLSRRWVTPLAAWADRLGVSQGLLAVVIAVALLYAWAAEALGGVAAITGSYVAGLLFAQTPYKERIDEGIHPVTYSILVPVFFISIGLQANGRELGDQVGLTVALVFVAIVSKLVGCGLFARAAGFTARESLRVGVGMISRGEVGLIVAGYGLDNGIIGSETFSASVVMVLATTMVTPPLLRMVFPRTPEAMHRIVEETVAGPPEETDGARL
- a CDS encoding MFS transporter — protein: MTILPGWRRNLVAVSSASFLGFAGFTLVMPFLPLYFHELGVDDVGAVALWTGLSLGATPALTAVLAPLWGRLGDRFGRKIMIQRSIASFVVVMVAMAYVTAPWQVLALRAIQGLFAGYGALALTMAADSAPPGRLARAIGTVQTAQRLGPALGPAIGGVIAQVVGLRRAFLVAALFYVVGFALVQVLYREVSRVPAGDPAIDGRRPGRVSFRSVRAFEHFVLLMGIIFALQLVDRSLGPILPLYVTDIGTPLARAPLVAGLLFSVVAGAGAIGNTACAWWLKRAAARDVIVISAASGAAAMVACAVVPRLVVVGPALVVFGAAMGAAMTATYTAAAGVIPAPVRGTGFGFLTSASLVGLAISPMLSGLLATASLVAVFAIDAVVLVALAIGVKRLMVGSRRPATATDDP
- the glpX gene encoding class II fructose-bisphosphatase, translated to MDADLSLHFLRVVEQAAIACAHTMGQGNREKSDHVAVEAMRQTLDSVPIDGTIVIGEGERDEAPMLYIGERVGRAAREPAAAYPAVDIAVDPLEGTNLCATGAPNAIAVLAASEGGGLLHAPDVYMEKIVVGPSAKHAVFLDAPVAHNLRGIAKAYGRKVEELVVVLLDRPRHEQLVADIRATGARIVLIGDGDLSAGIAAAVAGTGVHVVMGIGGAPEGVLTAAAMRCLNGEIFARLVVTKPEHEERCRAMGITDLKKIYTSEELASGKKIIFAATGVTDGSLMKGVRFFGDGTRTSSIVMQSNPHRIRFVETIHVRDGSDVRIRF
- a CDS encoding methyltransferase domain-containing protein, yielding MAGSTGRTLGERLFGWGARREVGAPSLAGTDLPAVVSKVFPRFLSTVAQVESPTVLDLGTVVGSNISFLGDRLACKIYVEDLYADIERAARARSFPEFPAHLESRLTRAEASVDAILCWDVFDYLDRASAPVLGRHLARVLRPGGVLHGFFGTKPSPDDHQYLRFVILDDRTLQPRGHVGSRGRVQAYQGRDIDRLFDGLRVAESVLLLSGTRDVLYRRPDIAPPASP
- a CDS encoding polymer-forming cytoskeletal protein, yielding MVNIGKSVVIKGELSGSEDLTIEGQVEGKIELRQNVLTIGPNGKIKAQVFAKAVIVQGEVVGNIAASEKVDIRDNGSVEGDIASPRVAIAEGAHFRGSIDMQRNAPAKPDAPKAEAPKPEPPKPEAKPAAVPAAGPVAKS
- a CDS encoding cysteine desulfurase is translated as MRIYLDHNATTPVAPEVASAVAAALVDEFGNPSSVHHFGQRAKAALDVARQAVADLIGAQPAEIVFTGGGTEADNLAVRGSVDALAAAGRRHVVVSAIEHEAVLATLKALGRRGIESTRVEVGVDGIVSPEAVAAAIRPDTALVSIMHANNEVGTLQPVAEIAALAHARDVAVHTDAVQTAGRIPVDVGALGVDLLTLSAHKFSGPKGVGALYVRRGTRLAATTTGGRQERNRRAGTENVPGIVGLGVAAALARRRMADEGPRLACLRDRLEQGILATIPGTAINGAVDPRIPNTTNLSFEGVEAESLLIALDLEGIAVSTGSACSSGTLEPSHVLRAMGLGTHRTQSSLRFSLGATTDTTHIDRTLDVLAGLVARLRRLAGSGARPAR